In Pedobacter sp. WC2423, the following are encoded in one genomic region:
- a CDS encoding radical SAM protein — protein MKLSKFNTEVNYDDSIIYHNSFTNKFLLLDPFLYDLVHSIKDQSDVEMLYEIHEDFYNALLEFGFLLEDDVDEMQNVRNLIDSIDNQDTYYHLIINPTMNCNFSCWYCYETHEKKSQITEETIDKIDRLIKNIFQSNPQMNTIVLSFFGGEPLLFYNRMSEIMKKTKLITESLNKRLEIAITSNGLLINENVIEELKTYNIAGFQITLDGNKEKHDLVRFISKSKGSYEPIMQNIKNLARNGISITLRINFTKLNLVGLEEVIDDLQDLSEEEKKCIELSMQKVFQEKHSQELASSVNAFKAYAKEHGILHRSSVLADTVRNSCYADKTNQMVVNYNGDVYKCNARNFNQANKEGVLTEDGEVVWNEQHNKRLIPKLTNKPCLECSILPICGGGCSQMIVENIGKDYCVHNFDDDSKKRVILNMFLDEQIQLT, from the coding sequence ATGAAATTGAGTAAATTTAATACAGAAGTAAATTATGATGATAGTATAATTTACCATAATTCCTTTACCAATAAATTTCTATTACTTGATCCTTTTTTATATGATTTAGTTCATAGTATTAAAGATCAGAGCGATGTTGAAATGCTATATGAAATTCATGAGGACTTTTACAATGCACTTCTTGAATTTGGCTTTTTATTAGAGGATGATGTAGATGAGATGCAAAATGTAAGAAACCTTATAGATTCTATTGACAATCAGGATACTTATTATCATTTGATCATAAACCCTACAATGAATTGCAATTTCAGTTGTTGGTATTGTTATGAAACGCATGAGAAAAAGTCTCAGATAACAGAGGAAACAATTGATAAAATTGACAGGCTTATCAAAAATATTTTCCAATCTAACCCGCAAATGAATACAATTGTTCTTTCATTTTTTGGAGGTGAGCCTTTGCTTTTCTACAACAGAATGAGTGAAATCATGAAGAAGACAAAGCTGATTACAGAATCATTAAATAAACGTTTGGAAATAGCAATAACTTCAAATGGTTTGTTAATTAATGAAAATGTAATTGAAGAATTAAAAACTTATAATATAGCGGGTTTCCAAATCACTCTTGACGGAAACAAAGAGAAACATGATCTGGTAAGATTTATATCTAAATCTAAGGGTTCCTATGAGCCAATCATGCAGAATATTAAAAATTTAGCAAGAAATGGTATTTCTATAACACTCAGAATCAACTTTACAAAGTTAAATCTTGTTGGTCTGGAAGAAGTCATAGATGATTTACAGGATTTAAGTGAGGAAGAAAAAAAATGTATTGAATTATCAATGCAGAAAGTATTCCAGGAAAAGCATAGTCAAGAATTAGCGAGTTCCGTAAATGCATTTAAAGCATATGCAAAAGAACACGGAATTTTACATCGAAGCAGTGTATTAGCAGACACAGTAAGAAATTCGTGCTACGCTGACAAAACCAATCAGATGGTAGTTAATTATAATGGAGATGTATATAAGTGCAACGCCAGAAACTTTAATCAAGCCAATAAAGAAGGTGTTCTTACTGAAGATGGTGAAGTAGTCTGGAATGAACAACATAATAAACGACTAATTCCAAAATTGACCAACAAACCTTGCTTAGAATGTAGTATTCTTCCTATATGCGGAGGGGGATGTAGTCAAATGATTGTAGAAAATATCGGTAAAGATTATTGTGTACATAATTTTGACGACGACAGTAAAAAAAGAGTTATACTAAACATGTTTCTTGATGAACAAATACAATTGACATAA